Genomic DNA from Setaria italica strain Yugu1 chromosome V, Setaria_italica_v2.0, whole genome shotgun sequence:
ATATATGTCAGTTCTACATACTGTGTATTTGTCGGTCAACGGCCTGCTCGCTGATGAAGAGACTCAGCTGAGAGGGATGTCAATTTCTCTGTCATGCGCGACATGGCACGTTGGTGCTCCGATCGGATGATCCATGTGCCTGATGGGGCTCTCCTCCCCTTGTCCTTGTCAGTTTCTGATCAACTCTTGACCTCCCCTCTTCAGCTTTGAATCCTCACCTTTTGGACAAGGCGACAATCATGCTAGATTTCTTGGACATGGAATAAACCAGTAGTAGAGTACATGTACAACACAGTCAGCCTCTTGTCAATTACAGTACGCATTAAGCTAGGATATATATAGTAAGGGTTTAGACAGCTCGATCTTCTTCTGAAATGATTAGCTCAATCAGATTAGGCTTGCATTTGGCGCAAAGCTGATCGATCAGTTGTGCTAATGATTGAATGCAAGCCACACAGACTGCTACTGCTAAAGTGCTAAGCAAAGCTAGCTGGCTGGCTGATGCTACTAATACTAaatgatgatggtgatgataGGAAAATGcggcatgcaatgcaatgctatTGAAGGGAAGGAATCGGCGGCCCATCCCATTTGCCCTGCCatccattattttttttgaaatgggaTCCATATGATGCGTGTTGACatgtctccatctccatcccaCGCCACCCCAGCAGCGTCAGCAGCACTATATATAATAATAAAATCAATTTCTCCACTCGCCACCCTATCCATTATATATGTTGACAAAGGAATTAGCAGCAATTAATTGCATCTATTCTATTGTATTATTCTATGTATGTATAATTGTATACCCATCCATCCATGATGATGAACTAACTCTAGTAATCATTCTCATGATATGCAATGTCTAAAGTTTGTTTGTAAGCCAAGACATGATTTTGGTGGTGCATTTAGTTGATACTAATTTTGAATGGTATTGCGAACATGATAGCTGATAAAAGAAAACTGAGCAGGAGGGCAAAGCCGTGCTGTGTTGTAAAGAAGACAGGCAACAACCAACAAAACTAGAAAAAGAGGAGGAAGCAAACCCGCTTCCACTACCACCACTACTCTTTCCATCAGCTCAGCAAAAGCAAATAGAAGAAGGCGGGCGGCAGGACAAGCGCAGCGCACCCACCCGAGTCCCCAACCCAataatcttcttcttcctcccaccaccaccaccatcctctTCCCCTTTCCTTTCCCCCCACGCCCACAACTCCTTCCTCAATTCCCCTTTCTCCGTTTTGTTCGGAAATAGGGACAAGGTCGTCAGGGGCTAtgatctcctcctcttcttcgccgccgtcgtcctcttCCAGTAGCAataagccgccgccgcctcctccgcagcAGGCCAGCAAGTGGCGCAGCGGCACGCAGCACAAGATCTACGGGCGGCGCCTGCTGGACGCGCTCCGCGCCACGGGTGGCGGGCAGCCGCGCGCCGTCAAGGCCGCGGCCGACTCGGCGCTGGCGCTCACGGCGCGCGGGCAGACGCGGTGGAGCCGCGCCATCCTGCTTGCCGGCGCCGCCTGCAGCCGGCGCCGCGTGCTGGTCAAGGCGGGCGGCAAgatccggcggcgccaccgccgaccGAACAAGAGCAGCAAAGCGGCCTCTTTttcccaggaggaggagggcagggGCAAGGTGCAGGAGCGGCTCCGCGTGCTGGGCCGCCTCGTCCCGGGCTGCCGGAAGCTCCCCGCGCCGGACCTGCTGGAGGAGGCGGTCGACTACGTGGCGGCGCTGCAGATGCAGGTCAGCACCATGCGCGCGCTCGCcgacgcgctggcggcggcgcagctgtCCGACGACGCAGGGGCGGCGGAGAGGTGATTGGTTgggcttggcttggcttggccCCATGACATGATTGATTAGATTGATCACCAACCATACCATACCATCCTGCAATGCAACCAGCTGATGTGATTGCATTATTATACTCTATTTACTGGAATCGTGAGTAATCATTGACGATTAAATCGATGGTGGGATGGTCATGATCCAATCAATGATCCATGCATGATACTGAATtgatgcagctgcagctgctgctcatGATTTGTAATCCTGAATTGAAttgatgcagcagcagctgctgctgctcatgATTTGTAAATTCGTGTCCTTTCTTTGCTTGTTGATTactgatggatggatggatgatccATCCAGATCCATCTTGTAAGTGAATGCTGCTCTTCTCCTCTGCTTTTGCTGTGCTGTGGATTGCCTTACCTATTTACCATCTGCTATTGTGCTACCGTGCTGGTGTTACAACTTAACAACATGTGGTACCCGCTGATCATCAACATCAGTAGTAAGATAAGAGGTACTGAGGTACTCATTTGTATCGTTGGGAATTGTCTCTTGTGCTGGGCCTTTGCATTCCCTTCCGGAGGGTCTCTTCCTTTGcattcagagagagagagagagagagtagctGGCATTCGGATTGGATGAGTTTTGCATATGGAGCAGGCGACTGCCGGGCTCAGCGCTTCATGTCACgatgaatgtttagatactaattaacttcatgtcacattgaatgtttagatactaattaagagtattaaacatagattatttacaaaacggAGACTAAAtagcgagacgaatttattaagcctaattagttcatgatttgacaatatgctgctacagtaaccatttgctaatgataaattagttaggttaatagattcgtctcgccgtttagtctccatctgtataattagttttataattaactcatatttaatcttacTAATTAGACTCCGAATATTCGACGTGACACGAACTAAAACTTTAAACTTTACCTCCAGGAACAATGAATCTCTCTCTGTCCTGACCTGCCTTGACTACTGACATCGTTCATGGCATATAGTAGTGGCGCCGGGTGGGCTTGGCAAGAAAAAGGCCCAACAAAAGCCCATCTCCCCTTGAGGTCAAGAGCAAAAGCAAGCAAGGTCAGCGCCGTATTCCCCGCGCCGCGCCTCAGACAGTTCTTCGTTCATCTCGcctgcctctcctcctcctccttcctccccctcccctcccctcgacccctcccctcccggctGATGCAGGTGCAGCAGCATCGACAGGTGTGGTGGCCGGGCCGGATGGGGGCGGCGTTCGGGCCCTCCTTCCTCTGCCTCGTCTGCCTCATCTACTTCATCCAGGTCCGATTTCTATCCTTTGGATCTCCATCTCTTCCATGGCTGAGTTCTACTTATTATTCCTTCAAACATTCTAGGGTTTCAGGTCTTTTGTCTGGACGGCTGTCTCCTACCAAATGAAGGACGTCATGAAGCTATCGCCCTCCACATCGCAGTTTCTCGTCTCCCTTGCATATTTCCCTTGGAGCATCAAACCTGTATATGGGTACATCTACCTTATGTTGCTTTTCCTCCTCTCTTACTAGTCAAACTACCTGCCATTATGCTTTTTATTTCCTCGTTATTGCTGTCAAAGAAAAATCTAAATCCTCCTCCTTTTTGCCATCCAATTGCTTTCTGCAGGATCCTGTCAGACTGCATTCCAATTAAGCAGAGGAAGCGTATACCCTATTTGATCATTTCTAGCTGCCTTTCTCTACTCCCCTGGCTTATCCTTGGGCTATCACAGGCTTTGAGGAGCTCACCCAACATGCTCACCGCCTTGCTCGTAGTACAGAATCTGGGATCTGCCATGGCAGATGTTGTTATAGATGCAATGGTTGCAGAATCAGTTCGATCAGCAGGGTAAGTTTCTCCCAtgcttctatggagatggagtaCTGAGACCCAAAAACTCACTACTTTTCTTTCCAGGCCACAGTTTGCTGGTGATTTACAGTCATTGTCTTGGTCATCCATGGCTGTTGGTGGGATTTTTGGGAGCTTATTGGGAGGATATGCACTATCCAATCTCCCAATCCATGCCATATATGTTGTTTTCTCAGCCCTCCCATTCTTTCAACTCGTTTCCTGCATGTTTGTTGAGGATTCTCCAAAAGGATTACAGAGTGCCATTGATGAACATAAGTATGTAGACAATCAGGGTGCTGAAAAATGCTCTAGTGAAGCACTTGGATACGAGGGCACTAGAAGGCGAAAGAAAATTCGTAAAAGTAATAAAAGCAGACCACTGTCAAAGCGGGCTGAGGCTAATGAGAAACACAATGGCCCAATTAATTCATCGCCATGTCTGTCTCTGAGATCAGCCTTCTTCAGTTTGTGCACAGCTTTTAGGCAGCCAACCATTCTGCGGTGACCAAAGACTCTCTTGCTATATACTCTCTCCAATGTGTACACCTAACTTTGATCGAAGTTACTAATTTGTTTTCTTTATCCAGACCTATGGTGTggtttttcttttcaaatgtAATAATTCCAAATATCTCGACAGTCATGTTCTATTATCAAACAGAGGAGCTACATTTGGAAGCATCCTTTCTTGGGACTGCACGTGTGATTGGATGGTTCAGTCTAATTCTTGGCACATATACCTACAACCGCTATTTTAAGCACAAGCAGCTCAGGAATATTCTTGTGTAAGTTATTTCTTTGTCTGAATGTTATCTCAAGTCATCATATCCATATGGGTAATGGGACAAAGTAGCTTTGCTGTAAgttcatttgttttttttgaaaggactGTAAGTTCAATTTTTGACAGAGATGTGGTTAATGTACTCGAATAAGTTGTTACCCATATTTCAGCACCTCCATCCACCACCTGTCTGCTTTCTCCATATTCGCAAATGCCCCTTTAACTGAATGCATGTTGGATTACCCCCTATCCCCACTTGAATGAACCCTACTTTTTTTGTCCATTGTGTTATGCTTCTATAAGCCATAGCTGGTCACAGCTTGCTCAGTATTCTGGCCCTTGTGGCCCAATTTTGCTAGTTTGGTAAACACATAAAGGTTCAATAGTCTTTGTTATTAATTGCTCCAGTTCTTTAGAAGTCATTGGCCACAATACAAATTTTGAAACATCTATTCGTAGCTGTTAACTTCTAACATTTGCTGTTGAACTCTCCAGGTTTGCTCATGTTGGTCTTGCCATAATTAGCCTACTGGACATTGCTTTGGTGTCACGGTTGCATGTTCCATACGGAATTGGCGATAAGTACATGGTGCTCTGGGGTTCTGCTTTGGCTGATGCAATCAACCAGTTCAAGTATTATGCCCCTTGTTATCCTTTCTTTTAGTTGTGAAACTAACTAGCACTATGGCACTTGATCAACCATTTGCAAGTTTCTGACAAGAATGTTTCCATTTGGCAGGATGATGCCGTTCCTGATTCTGTCAGGACAGCTTTGCCCACCTGGAATCGAGGGCACGCTGTTTGCTCTCTTCATGTCCATAAACAACCTTGGTTCAACACTAGGTTCATTCCTGGGGGCTATTCTGGCATCAGCTTTGAACATCTCGACGGCACAGTTTGACAATCTTGCTCTGGGTTTGGGTGTACAGCTGATTGGTACTCTCTTACCGATTGGGTTCCTATTTCTGATTCCAAAGGAAGTTACAGGACTAACATCATAGGTTGAGGGGTGTGGGCCTAACCGTACCTATTTTATTCCCGCTCTACACCAGTCTACCAGAGTGAGAGGAACATACACATCATAGGAAGGAAATTAGAAGTAGTTGGAAGCTAGACAATTTTGTTGAAAGATGTATACAGCTTTGTACGAGGATGAGAGGAAACATTGGCTGCGTTGTGTAGCGCTTGTTCCGAAAGTGGCTTGTGCATATACTATACTCCAAACCACTTGTTTGCTATGATCATTGTATCTATTGCGATTCTCTTATCGCTGCTTGTACTCCAAAGGAAAGGACCCAATTGAGCCCATCATGTTAGGAATCCAGAATACAACACACGAACTTGTTCCATTGTACATTTCAACCATCTGCCCTCGAGCAGAGGGATGCCGACCACCAAGAGCTTtggtggccggccggcgtcTCCTCTCACACGTGATATACTACTAATAACTAAGAATCACCTTCTGCAATCACAGTGATTATTTTATCTTGTTTTCATTATGAAAGCACAAGTGCATTATGACGGAATCAAATCAAGTAGTAGATGAGGCATGTGACAAAATTTTGATCTAAAAAGCATATCATGACGGAATCAAATCATGTAGTAGACCATCTCTAAAGTGCATTAACTGATTATGCAGTAAACAAATTAAACATGATGAACCGGGTACTTCCATGTCTGCTAACCAGTCAATCCTATCGTTCCAGCACTTCCACCGTGATATGATGCATTTCTGAGTGCAACCATACTGAGATTTGGTGCAGTCCAGAGTGGTTTTGGTCGTACTGGAAGTCATTATTagtattttaaattatttattaGATTAAAAATGGCTTTAAatgctttcttttattttaaaaatatgatAAATCCTTAATTAAGCttctaataattttattttttaattaaatagCTCTATTTATTAGAAATATATAGATATGTTTTGGAGATGACTATTAGTCTTTCTAAAAATTAGGAGAAGGGTTTTTGGGATGTTTGTTTATTCCTGAACATTCTTGCCTCGTATCGTGCAGAGCCGAAGTCGTGGAGTCGAGTACATGGAACTTCCTACGGGTGCTGCTTGGGAAGAGGAGGAAGTGATTGTGGTCGAGCTGGAGTCTGAGGCCGCACCAAAAGCCCGTGCTATAGCAGCTAACCCAGAGGCTGACCTAGGCAAGCCCTAGAGCATCAAACTTAGATTTTTTGGAATATCATGAGTCCAATCTATAGAGGGGCGTGCCCCCTCATTCACAACCGTGCTAGGTTGAGATTGTACTTAAAGTTCTCCAGCTTCCGAACTATCAATACCTTGGTAAATCCATCTGCGACCTGATCACCTAACAAATTTCTTAGTACCCTTTCTCTAACAAAATGATAATCAACTTTAATATATTTAGTTCTAAGCATGAAACACAGGATTAGTAGATAATTACTTAGCTCCTATATTATCACACCATAATTTCGTAGCTGGAGGACATTGTATTCCAATTTCCttcaggccccgtttggatccttggaattgaattccactctaataatcataatttagacacaaattaattaagctaatataattgtatatggaatatatttgtatattattattGGCCATAtgagagagatacttatgtgctgcatcTCTGCTACATggaagcgagtcgaagagcgtgctataagaattgaattccattctaataatcattatttatagaatcaatttccatctcccaccctatgaatttaacataggcttatatctaaactttggaaagttgtggaatcccacattccaagataaattagcctactccattaaatagattccaattccttcaaaatgaagggatccaaacggggcctcgATAGTGTTGGATCCACATAATTTCTATTGTTGCGTTTGCAATTGATTTATACTCTGCCTCGGTGCTTGATCTTGACACCGttgattgtttccttgcattcCAGAAAATTAAATTTAATCCCAAGAATATAGCAAACTCTCCTGTTGACCTTCTATCATCTAGTAAtcctgcccaatcagcatctGAGAAACCACTTACCAACATAGAGTTTGACCTGCTGATCTTGAGACCTATCTTTGTGTCTTGCTTCAAATACCTCAATATTCTCTTGACTGCTGCCCAATGAACTTCGGTAGGAGCATGTAAATATTGGCATACTTTATTGACTGGGAAGGCAATTTCAGGTCTAGTCAATGTCAAGTATTGAAGGGCTCCTACAATGCTTCTAGACCGCGTAGGATGAGCACTGCTCAACAGAGTTCCATCGACAATAGATAATTTTTCACTAGTTGACATGGGAATGGTTACCGGCTTACAATCAAATATATTTACCTTCTTTAATAAATCTGAAGCATATTTGTCTTGGGTAAGAATAATTCCATCACGCACCTTGTTCACTTCTATGCCCAAGAAGTAGTGAAGTTCTCCCAAGTCTTTTAAGGCAAACTCTTGATGTAGACTATGCAATAGACCCGAAACTGCTTCTTGACTCAGCTTGCCACTattatgtcatcaacataaacACAAACACGGTTACTCCCTTTTTGCTGAAATAAAATAATGATGTATCTGCCTTTGACAAACTAAAACCATTATCAAGAAGCTTAGAGCTGAGTCTTGCATACCATGCACGTGGCGCCTGTTTCAAGCCATAAAGAGCTTTGTCTAACTTGCAAACAAAGTTCGGTAAAGACTTGTTCTCATAGCCTGGGAGTTGTTTCATATAGACTTCCTCTTCtagaacaccatgaagaaaagCATTTCGAACATCAAGTTGCCTTAGACTCCAGCCCCTTGAGACATCAATAGACAAAATTGTTCTGATAGTAGAGATCTTCACAACTGGACTAAAGGTATCCTCATAATCTATGCCATATCTTTGTTTAAACCCCTTTGCTACCAATCGAGCTTTATACCGATCTAGGCTGCCATCTGACTTTAGCTTAGTTTTGAACATCCACTTGCAATCTATTATATTGCTACCTTtctttggtgggaccaaatgCCAAGTTTTATTCTTTATCAATGCATCATACTCTACATCCATTGCATTTTTCCAATTACTATTTATCAAAGCCTCTTGAACACTTTGAGGTTCACCACTAGAGGTATAGCAGCCATAACGAACATGATCATGGAATACCTTTTGTTTGCGAATTCCATCCTGTAGATGTGTCCTTGGTCGGTTGGGAGCTGCAGGTGGCGAAACAGGTGTAGCAGGCTTTGTAGGAGGGGTGCCCGCAAAAGATCCTGGGGAGGCGACTTGAGTACAACGATCTTCTCCAGGAGTTCATGAATCTGAAGGCTATCCCATGAGTTGGCTCGTCCAACCACCGGTTATTCCACACTGGGCGGTGGTCGGTCACCTTGGGAAGTCATGGGTCATGATTTCCAATATAAAGCCACTTGTCCTTCCAGCTCGAGTGGGAGTCAATCAGCTCATAATCCAAGTACGAGCCTTTGATCTTCTCTTGCAGTTGAATGCCTGTCCCCCCTCCCGACTACTTCGGTGTGATCCAATTTGGGGTGGAGCTTCACTCTGAACAACTTCTGGAAGAGCTGGAAGTGTGGCTGAATTCCAAGAAAGGCTTCACACAACTGCACAACTATGACTACGTGCAGAATTGAGTTGGAGTTGAGGTGGACTAGCTCCAACTTGTAGTACCTCAGCAACCCACAGAAGAAATCAAATGTGGGGAGAGCTAGacctcgctcgatgaagtgTGCGAAGATTACTGTCTTGTGGGTGTAGTTCTCAAGAGGTCAGGCTTGCCGAAGGTAGCCCTCCAGTCGATGAAGTCTTGCTCctggagaagcttggcatcTACATATGCTTGGATGTCTGTCTCCTTCATCATAGACTTCTTCCAAGCGTAGGCTTGGTTTGGCGGAGCCGTCTGGTCCATCTTGCCATACTTCAGTGCCGGTAACTGgatctccttctctttcttcacggccttcctcttcttgctctccACCGCCTTGCTGGATGTCACCTTTTTCCCCATTTGTGctgccacgagggtcttcttgTGCATATGCTCAACGGCTAAGCGGTGGGAGGGCGAtggcactcgagctcaaggaTTGCAAGCAatggcgctagggctacagtgagGAAGATGAAAAGGCAGCATGGCTCGGGTGAAACGGAAGGGATGAATttctccgttatttataaccgtagCATAGTTAAACCAACGCGAAATTAACGTGGAATATTCTGTTTTTAAAAGCTCGTAGTTATCGCTTGATA
This window encodes:
- the LOC101773255 gene encoding probable folate-biopterin transporter 4; translation: MAYSSGAGWAWQEKGPTKAHLPLRSRAKASKVSAVFPAPRLRQFFVHLACLSSSSFLPLPSPRPLPSRLMQVQQHRQVWWPGRMGAAFGPSFLCLVCLIYFIQGFRSFVWTAVSYQMKDVMKLSPSTSQFLVSLAYFPWSIKPVYGILSDCIPIKQRKRIPYLIISSCLSLLPWLILGLSQALRSSPNMLTALLVVQNLGSAMADVVIDAMVAESVRSAGPQFAGDLQSLSWSSMAVGGIFGSLLGGYALSNLPIHAIYVVFSALPFFQLVSCMFVEDSPKGLQSAIDEHKYVDNQGAEKCSSEALGYEGTRRRKKIRKSNKSRPLSKRAEANEKHNGPINSSPCLSLRSAFFSLCTAFRQPTILRPMVWFFFSNVIIPNISTVMFYYQTEELHLEASFLGTARVIGWFSLILGTYTYNRYFKHKQLRNILVFAHVGLAIISLLDIALVSRLHVPYGIGDKYMVLWGSALADAINQFKMMPFLILSGQLCPPGIEGTLFALFMSINNLGSTLGSFLGAILASALNISTAQFDNLALGLGVQLIGTLLPIGFLFLIPKEVTGLTS
- the LOC101772843 gene encoding transcription factor bHLH150-like — its product is MISSSSSPPSSSSSSNKPPPPPPQQASKWRSGTQHKIYGRRLLDALRATGGGQPRAVKAAADSALALTARGQTRWSRAILLAGAACSRRRVLVKAGGKIRRRHRRPNKSSKAASFSQEEEGRGKVQERLRVLGRLVPGCRKLPAPDLLEEAVDYVAALQMQVSTMRALADALAAAQLSDDAGAAER